The following is a genomic window from Solanum stenotomum isolate F172 chromosome 4, ASM1918654v1, whole genome shotgun sequence.
CAACCAAATATGATCGACATCATTACTGATAGGACTCTAGAACAGTCTCTCTTATTGGGTTACACAAACTACTTCAAAATGATCTACTCATACTAGCGAGATATTATCGATTAAAAACATTATCAAatgaatttttcattttaattgaaaCCATACAAAAGGAAATAAAAGTATTGTATGCTCTAAGGTTGACTTGAAGACAAAGCTTCTTTCTTTTGATATCAAGGATAACCCACAACTGCTACTCTTTGGGTGTGCACATGCTGAATTCCGCTcatatgcaatagctcgcaaaccacatagaaGAGGTAAACTACAATAGACAAGCCCTGTGTGACGAGCTTGACCCAGAAGGCCAATCCCTACTGCGAatgcaaggggtttcgaacttgagacctccaaaaTGGAAGTCCCAAGCTAAACCATTTGAGTCAccccaaaagattgaatataaactAGTTTCTCAAAGATAATCAAAGTACAAAACTAATAAAATGGAAATCTAATAAAAACGTTAATCCACAATTAAAACCCTTCAAATAACAGAATCAAGAATAGGCTAAAACAATTGAGACAGATTATACAGAACAATGATAAgaaaaacaacacaaaatacagtaaaaatgaagagttgcaatGAACCTGTAAATGAAAATATCCAACCCCTCAAGGCGCTTATGGCATAAAGAGCAAATATTGAGGAAATCCGCCGCCCTAAAAGCCTCAGGAGGAGCAGAGGCAGCAGCAATAGTTGTTTTATGATACCCATTTCCCAGAAATTGATCATCATAATATTCCATTTTCTTAACCAAATTGGTACCCACATGAGAAATCACACGAGTATACTCCTCACACATCTCCATTTCCTCAATAGTaggttttttctttatcttattataaaaattattactcGAAATTGGTATCGGTGTCGAAGTTGGTCTAGGCGAAACAGTCAGAATTGGAGGTTTATTACATTTCTGATTCTTGGACATGGCTGCAACAATACCAAGGCCAACAACACCATTAGGGTCTTCAAATTTGTTAGGAGATTTGGTGGATTTAGGTGAATTAATGTTATCAGTGGGGGGAAAAACGGAAAGATTGATGGATAATATCTTCTTACGGCCCCTCACTTCAGCCATTTTTTTGGGTAAAGGAACAAAGAGAGACGCATATGGGTCTCTCTCtgttcttgaatttggaattgaggtttttgtttttgcagattgaaaggaaagaaagattggtagagaagaaaaaggaacagttttctcctcttttggATTATATCTAAAAGAGAAACTTCTCTCGTTTTCAGGAAATGGAGAATATAAAACAGTCACGTAAAATACATTGTACAACTTTCCTTTCGAATTATTTCCATGCTACGTGCCTTGCCCCTCCCCCCACACACACGGGGCGGCCCCACGTGGGTTCCAGGGGTCACCCGAACTCCCTCGCAGGGCCGACTCAACAAcattgggggcctaaagccaAATCATAGAGAGGGgccctaaaaaaaattaaaaaaatcatcctatataattttatttaaagtcTACTTTTCTGGCCTTTTTAGATGCAAATTCATTAATTACTGTTTTATAATcgatttgttttagtaattctttttcaattgataGCTATTccattcaatctctcttgagacattgttgatcttagataagattttaccaattttagTTTCGAAAAACTTCTTTCGGCTGAGGCAACGGTTACAggaattgttaacattattctataagcaatataTGCATtaggaaaagaatcaagtctttttatttgattgagtatttcCATTAGATCATTATattctacttgtattatttcccttaatacttttaattcaaaaaataaatctaaaccaTCAATATCAGAATAACTATCATGTGTTAAAGaaagttcaaggttaagacaacgtttttttaaattctcatcatctagtgATCTCAATCTTTTACCATTAAATaagaaaccaaaaatattttcatatgcttcaaattgttcaaatctattttgaagtgaaaaaattgcttgatctactatatatataaagtaatcaactctaaaagattcttcaagagaCTTTGTGATTTcatcatcaatattttcatcaaatcgTTTCTTTCTAATTGCTATACGTTTCTTACGAAATTCAGGTTCTATATtcatctcatatgcaatttcctTAGCAGAAATCATAGCACTCACAAATCCTTCttcttgatattttttgaaaaaagaaattaggcCTCTTAATTGATCTATGGCAACATCAATATGCATATCCTTAGATTGTAAGCTTTTACTAATTGAATTAACCGCAAATAATATGTCATACCAAATAGTCATACccaataaaaattcaaaattttcaagctCATATGTTGCTAAACAAGTAGCTTCACTTTTAGTTTTTGGATCCTCACTGACTTCTTCTAGTTTCAATAAAGCATCTCTTATTTGTGGAGTTTGGAATCTTAATGCTTTAATACTTTCAACACGACTTTCCCATCGAGTTTGTGACAATGATTTAAGAGTTAGATTGGGTacacaatcttttaaaattttccacCGCTTGGTAGAAGAAGCTAATAACGTATATATACGCTGTATCACTCCAAAAAATGATACAACTTTCGTACAAGAATTAGCCATATCACAAAGtaccaaatttaaattatgacaACCACAAGGTGTATAAAATGCCCTAGGATTTATATCGAGAAGTCTTTTTTGCAATCCTTGATGTTTTCCCTTCATATTTGATCCATTATCATATCCCTGTCCTCTTAAATTATCAATATCAAGTCCAATATTTTTTATCTCATCTATAATAACTTCAAAAAGACCTTTGCCACTTGTATCATCcacttttaaaaattctaagaaatattcattaatttttattggaGTAGTTGAAATATCCACACTCCGTAATATAAAAGTCATTTGTTCTTGATGGCTTGCATCCGGAGTGCAATCAAGTAtgattgagaaatattttgtttctttaatcTCTTTAATGATTTTATTCTTGACTTCACTTGCCAATAAGTTTATCAATTCATTTTGTATATTATGTCCAAGGTAATGATTATGAATTTCGTCGTGCTTAATTCGTCTAATATGTTCTTGCATAACTGGATCAAATTCAGCAATCATTTCAATTAGGCTTAAAAAATTACCATTACTTTCTTGATAGATCTTTTCATTTGTTCCCCTAAATGCCAAATTATTTTTCCCAAGAGTTTTGATCACAGCAATAATTCTTGACAACACATTTTTCCAGTGTACTCTATCTCTATTAATTTGTTCCTGCACATCTTTAtcaattgttttgtttttatgcAATCTCATTTCTAAATCAATCCACGCgctcatattaataatatgttcGTTCGTTACTTCATGAGCTTTGAGCTTAGCACTAAGATTTCTCCAATCATTACTACCTTCACTAGCTAGTTTATTGTTACAAACAATAGAAGTTATGCTAaataatttacaaca
Proteins encoded in this region:
- the LOC125862632 gene encoding FCS-Like Zinc finger 14-like translates to MAEVRGRKKILSINLSVFPPTDNINSPKSTKSPNKFEDPNGVVGLGIVAAMSKNQKCNKPPILTVSPRPTSTPIPISSNNFYNKIKKKPTIEEMEMCEEYTRVISHVGTNLVKKMEYYDDQFLGNGYHKTTIAAASAPPEAFRAADFLNICSLCHKRLEGLDIFIYRGEKAFCSSECRLKQISIDEHKEKCGSVAMKSPEFSASPRSGTMQFSGGVAVA